One window of the Candidatus Tisiphia endosymbiont of Sialis lutaria genome contains the following:
- a CDS encoding pentapeptide repeat-containing protein produces MTVTSISRRQEPVISHGGVKFFIVTLLLVLTGCSDSSRDADGLLSNSQSLIIRNYIAEQNKNKVPVNIKNKFGANLRGLKLVGVKLINEDLSGVDLSFCEISRVDFSGTNFENAILTRSIIQESDLSNTILKNISAYGADFQASMFENTHLRNSNLIQSNLEDTDFVKANLENINFENANLTRAVFDEAMISNSNFQKSNLAKGSFKKAVISNSIFYGTDLRQILANYLNMTNCYCESVELTGVDFTGAVISNSDFTHAIINQAQLKNIKLTNSLFSFSSFQSADFANAIIENCNLKNTNLNNVQLNQVQIQNSVMDNAHFNDAIIKELSIKNCHSILLKLNKINITNADIENSNFTSVSLNNSYVKQATIINSDLTNSELINSNFSATKFNTVNFTKALIQNTVLNGIKFIDSHFYQIAIINSDLSEVIFDNSPIINSQLNNVRYKDNNFINSDFNRNIVLNGQDFYKFKSVNTIYSVKDLEQVKDLSNINLQGLNLSGLAFNQTIFSGSVLKGIDLSNAIIHSCILQNTDLTMANLSNADFSKSSLIGSNLESAKLYNTNFNDTDLTNVNFIRAFVSKISLINAKLDGTKGLEDKEP; encoded by the coding sequence ATGACGGTTACCTCTATATCACGTAGGCAGGAACCTGTAATATCGCATGGTGGTGTAAAATTCTTTATTGTAACTTTGCTTTTAGTTCTTACCGGATGTTCAGATTCTTCAAGAGATGCAGATGGTTTGTTATCTAATAGTCAAAGTCTCATTATTAGAAATTATATAGCAGAGCAAAATAAAAATAAGGTACCAGTAAATATTAAAAATAAATTTGGTGCAAATCTTAGAGGCTTAAAACTAGTAGGTGTTAAACTGATAAATGAGGATCTTTCTGGTGTTGATTTAAGTTTCTGTGAAATATCACGGGTAGATTTCTCAGGAACAAATTTTGAGAATGCAATTTTAACAAGATCTATAATTCAAGAAAGTGATCTTTCTAATACTATATTAAAAAATATATCAGCTTATGGTGCAGATTTTCAAGCATCGATGTTTGAGAATACTCATTTGAGAAATAGTAATCTTATTCAATCAAATCTTGAGGACACTGACTTTGTCAAAGCTAATTTAGAAAATATTAATTTTGAAAATGCAAATCTTACTAGAGCTGTATTTGATGAGGCTATGATCAGTAATTCTAATTTTCAAAAAAGTAATTTAGCAAAAGGTAGTTTTAAAAAAGCAGTTATCTCAAATTCTATTTTTTATGGTACAGATTTACGGCAAATATTAGCTAATTACCTAAATATGACTAATTGTTATTGTGAATCTGTGGAGCTAACTGGGGTGGACTTTACTGGAGCGGTGATTAGCAATTCAGATTTTACTCATGCTATTATTAATCAAGCTCAATTAAAAAATATAAAGCTTACTAACTCGTTATTTTCTTTCTCTTCCTTTCAATCTGCAGATTTTGCCAATGCAATTATTGAGAATTGTAATTTAAAAAATACCAATTTGAATAATGTGCAATTGAATCAAGTACAAATTCAAAATAGTGTGATGGATAATGCTCATTTTAATGATGCTATTATAAAGGAGCTATCAATAAAGAACTGCCATAGCATTTTGCTCAAGTTAAATAAAATTAATATCACTAATGCTGATATTGAGAATAGCAATTTTACCAGCGTATCATTGAATAATAGCTATGTCAAGCAAGCAACTATTATTAACTCTGATTTAACCAATAGTGAATTAATAAACTCTAATTTCTCTGCTACTAAATTTAATACGGTAAATTTTACTAAAGCACTGATACAAAATACTGTATTAAATGGGATAAAATTTATTGATAGCCATTTTTATCAGATAGCTATCATAAATTCAGATTTATCAGAAGTCATTTTTGATAATTCGCCAATCATAAATTCTCAATTAAATAATGTGAGATATAAAGATAATAATTTCATTAATTCAGATTTTAACAGAAATATTGTATTAAATGGTCAGGACTTTTATAAATTTAAATCAGTAAATACTATCTACTCTGTAAAAGATTTAGAACAGGTGAAAGACTTATCAAATATCAATTTACAAGGTTTAAATTTGTCAGGTTTGGCATTTAACCAAACTATTTTCTCAGGCTCCGTTCTTAAAGGTATCGATTTATCTAATGCTATAATTCATAGCTGTATATTACAGAATACTGATCTAACTATGGCCAATCTAAGTAATGCAGATTTTAGCAAATCATCTCTTATTGGGAGCAATTTAGAATCTGCTAAACTTTATAATACAAATTTTAATGATACTGATTTAACAAATGTTAATTTTATTAGAGCTTTTGTTAGTAAAATATCTTTAATTAATGCAAAGCTTGACGGTACTAAAGGGCTTGAGGATAAAGAACCGTAG
- a CDS encoding biotin transporter BioY, with translation MNKTTLPTIIANNYLVIAKVMLGVAALFAGSQIVIPLQPVPISMQTVVICIIAVTYSPRLSFATVLAYITIGVAGLPMFAKLSSGLHILFGATGGYLIGYLIATPVMSILNSKFSERFTGTYSRYLSIFCTCLIGHLIIYFWGVSWLATFIGIKQAIYSGFIIFIPSGLVKMLIFSSTYSYVKGRKNTIL, from the coding sequence ATGAATAAAACAACTTTACCAACTATCATAGCTAATAACTATCTTGTAATTGCTAAAGTAATGCTGGGGGTAGCCGCTCTATTTGCTGGCTCACAAATCGTTATCCCTCTCCAACCAGTGCCGATATCCATGCAAACTGTGGTGATTTGTATTATTGCTGTTACTTATAGCCCAAGACTTAGTTTTGCTACGGTTTTAGCTTATATTACAATTGGCGTGGCAGGGCTACCAATGTTTGCAAAGCTATCAAGTGGTTTACATATTTTGTTTGGTGCAACAGGTGGTTATCTGATAGGATATTTAATCGCTACTCCTGTGATGAGTATACTTAACAGTAAGTTTTCTGAAAGATTTACTGGAACATACTCACGTTATTTGAGTATATTTTGTACTTGTCTTATAGGACACCTTATAATTTACTTTTGGGGAGTTAGTTGGTTAGCAACATTTATAGGAATTAAACAAGCTATTTATAGTGGATTTATAATATTTATACCGAGTGGCTTAGTAAAGATGCTAATATTTTCTTCTACATATTCTTATGTAAAAGGCAGAAAGAATACTATTTTATGA
- a CDS encoding sigma-54-dependent transcriptional regulator yields the protein MMSIDVLVVDDEADIRDLVSDILKEEGFTTKTAANSIQAFKILQERTPAAIILDIWLQGSELDGLGILEIVKKRYPLMPVIVISGHGNIETAVNAIKMGAYDYLEKPFSHDKLLILLKRACETTKLKRENLDLKSKVIDKTELIGNSHITGKLKSDIEKAALATSRVFIQGQIGSGKELAARLIHKKSKRANTPFVTFSPVGMEPDRVHQELFKGIDNQDIRRPSILEIANNGTLYIDEISGLPISAQVQLLKFLQDQMFHKPGSKAIKLDIRVIAATSKIVQEEISKGELLEDLYHRLNVISLKIPSLYDRKDDMSALVKYFVKQLSKFSGLKTREFSDETIAAFQVYSWPGNIRQLRNVIEWTLIMNPLSSNSNQTIKPTMIPPEILVTDSSSAKQEDNVDIMIMPLREAREIFERQYLAAQMNRFNNNISKTSAFVGMERSALHRKLKLLNLHIPSNKFNDEDFYDNYE from the coding sequence TTGATGTCTATAGATGTTCTTGTTGTTGATGATGAAGCAGATATTAGAGATTTAGTCTCAGATATTTTAAAAGAAGAAGGATTTACTACCAAAACTGCTGCTAATAGTATTCAGGCTTTTAAAATACTCCAAGAAAGAACTCCAGCAGCAATTATTTTAGATATTTGGTTACAGGGTAGTGAGCTTGATGGGCTTGGAATTTTGGAGATAGTAAAAAAACGTTATCCTCTAATGCCTGTGATAGTTATTAGCGGGCATGGTAATATTGAAACTGCAGTAAATGCTATCAAAATGGGTGCCTATGATTATCTAGAAAAACCATTTAGTCATGATAAGCTATTGATCTTATTAAAAAGAGCCTGTGAAACAACTAAGTTAAAGCGTGAGAATCTTGATCTAAAATCAAAAGTTATTGATAAAACTGAACTTATAGGTAACTCTCACATTACAGGCAAACTTAAGTCTGATATTGAAAAAGCCGCTTTGGCGACTAGTAGAGTATTTATTCAAGGGCAAATTGGCAGCGGTAAAGAACTAGCTGCTCGATTAATTCATAAAAAATCAAAAAGGGCTAATACACCTTTCGTAACCTTTAGTCCAGTAGGTATGGAGCCTGACCGTGTTCATCAAGAATTATTTAAAGGAATAGATAACCAGGATATTAGACGTCCTTCGATATTAGAAATAGCAAATAATGGCACTCTGTACATAGATGAAATTAGTGGTTTACCAATTTCAGCACAAGTACAATTACTTAAATTTTTGCAAGACCAAATGTTTCATAAGCCAGGAAGTAAAGCAATAAAACTAGATATACGGGTTATTGCTGCAACTTCTAAGATTGTACAAGAAGAGATAAGTAAAGGTGAACTCCTGGAGGATTTATATCATCGATTAAATGTTATTTCCCTAAAAATTCCATCTTTATATGATAGAAAAGATGATATGTCTGCATTAGTGAAGTATTTTGTTAAACAACTTTCTAAGTTTTCTGGTTTAAAAACACGTGAATTTTCTGATGAAACAATTGCAGCTTTTCAAGTTTATAGTTGGCCAGGTAATATAAGGCAATTACGTAATGTAATAGAGTGGACTTTAATTATGAATCCGCTATCTTCAAATAGTAATCAAACGATCAAACCAACTATGATACCACCAGAAATTTTAGTTACTGATTCTAGTTCTGCAAAGCAGGAAGATAATGTTGATATAATGATCATGCCGCTCCGAGAGGCAAGAGAGATTTTTGAAAGGCAGTATTTAGCTGCTCAGATGAATCGATTTAATAATAACATTTCTAAAACCTCAGCATTTGTAGGTATGGAACGTTCAGCATTACATCGTAAATTGAAATTACTCAATTTACATATTCCTAGTAATAAATTTAATGACGAGGATTTTTATGACAATTATGAATAA
- a CDS encoding metal ABC transporter ATP-binding protein, protein MPISKSEDTILIKFSNVSKQFGKKIPLTNINFTIKKGEVTTLIGPNGAGKTTIARLILGLDRPSSGNIIIHPNLKIGYVPQRLDFASDLPITAENFLYLLASNSTNKDWQELSNFIDFDNYKHHDISELSGGQFQKLMLTASLLNNPDLIILDEPTQSLDVTSQQEFYRIINQIKKRLNITIFMISHDLFTVMKNSDQVICLNGHICCSGKPNDLAENQEFLNTLSAIGFYVHHHDHKH, encoded by the coding sequence ATGCCTATTTCTAAATCAGAAGATACTATATTAATAAAGTTCAGTAATGTATCTAAGCAATTTGGCAAAAAAATTCCCCTTACCAATATTAATTTTACTATCAAAAAAGGCGAAGTAACGACTTTAATTGGTCCAAATGGTGCTGGCAAAACAACAATAGCTAGGTTAATCTTAGGTTTAGATCGCCCTTCCTCTGGTAACATAATAATTCACCCTAATCTAAAAATTGGCTATGTCCCTCAGAGATTAGATTTTGCCTCAGATTTACCAATTACAGCTGAAAATTTTTTGTATTTATTAGCTTCAAATAGTACTAACAAGGATTGGCAAGAATTGAGCAATTTTATTGATTTTGATAATTATAAGCATCACGATATTTCTGAGCTTTCTGGTGGTCAATTTCAGAAGTTAATGCTAACTGCTAGCTTACTGAACAATCCTGATCTAATTATTTTAGATGAACCGACTCAGTCATTAGATGTTACTAGCCAACAAGAATTTTACCGAATCATTAATCAAATAAAAAAACGTCTAAATATTACAATTTTTATGATCTCACATGATTTATTTACGGTAATGAAAAATTCCGACCAAGTAATATGTTTAAATGGTCATATCTGCTGTAGTGGCAAACCAAATGATTTAGCAGAAAACCAAGAATTCCTAAATACCTTGTCAGCAATTGGTTTTTACGTCCATCATCATGACCATAAACATTAG
- a CDS encoding RT0821/Lpp0805 family surface protein: protein MNLTFKITAIILATTMLHGCSGMNKQGGGTLIGGVAGGLLGSQFGKGTGQLVATGAGVLIGALVGGHIGQTMDENDRKLAQLSSQKALETGSSGQSVEWRNPDSGNYGYVTPERAFKNDQGQYCREYTQTVVVGGKQEKAYGQACRKPDGQWEIVK from the coding sequence ATGAATTTAACATTCAAAATTACGGCAATCATTTTGGCAACAACAATGTTGCACGGCTGTTCTGGCATGAATAAACAAGGTGGTGGAACATTAATTGGCGGTGTAGCTGGTGGGCTTTTAGGATCTCAATTTGGCAAAGGCACAGGACAACTTGTAGCAACTGGTGCAGGTGTTCTAATTGGGGCACTTGTTGGCGGTCATATTGGTCAAACTATGGATGAGAATGACAGAAAATTGGCACAATTAAGCTCTCAAAAAGCATTGGAGACTGGCTCTAGTGGTCAAAGTGTAGAGTGGCGTAATCCGGATAGTGGTAATTACGGATATGTAACACCAGAAAGAGCTTTTAAAAACGATCAAGGACAATATTGTCGTGAGTATACTCAAACCGTCGTTGTCGGTGGTAAGCAGGAGAAAGCTTATGGCCAAGCTTGTCGTAAACCAGATGGGCAGTGGGAAATTGTTAAATAG
- a CDS encoding cation diffusion facilitator family transporter: MTTSEHQNLIKSASYVSFILAAFILFIKSYGWIVTDSQSILASLIDAILDISSSFINLIAIRFALQPPDYHHRFGHEKIQDLAIFSQSVFFCVSGLFICFSSIKSLIDKSVPSNIESGINVMYLCIILTFILVAYQTYVIKKTSSEIIKVDKLHYFTDLLTNIAVIFSINLTTRFWFIDSLFGIAISLYIIYASYALFRKALKNLIDEELPEKDRRKIISIISSFKEVKGIHEMKTRYAASKPFIQCHIEMDADMSLYNSHYHSDQICSALLLEFPGAEIIIHLDPYGYEEKVNYREKINRI; encoded by the coding sequence ATGACAACTTCAGAGCATCAAAATTTAATTAAATCGGCATCTTATGTATCTTTTATTTTAGCTGCATTCATCTTATTTATTAAATCTTATGGATGGATTGTGACTGATTCTCAGTCTATTTTAGCATCTTTAATTGATGCTATACTTGATATTTCATCGTCTTTTATTAATTTGATTGCTATTCGTTTTGCACTGCAACCCCCTGATTATCACCATAGATTTGGGCATGAAAAAATCCAAGATTTAGCAATTTTTTCACAATCAGTATTCTTTTGTGTTTCTGGTTTATTTATTTGTTTCTCTTCGATAAAATCTCTTATTGATAAATCTGTTCCAAGCAATATAGAGTCTGGTATCAATGTAATGTATTTGTGTATTATACTAACTTTTATTTTGGTAGCTTATCAAACTTATGTGATAAAAAAGACTAGTTCAGAAATAATAAAAGTAGATAAATTACATTATTTTACAGACTTATTAACAAATATTGCGGTAATCTTTTCTATAAACTTAACTACTCGTTTTTGGTTTATAGATTCATTATTTGGTATAGCTATTTCATTGTACATAATATATGCTTCTTATGCTTTGTTCAGAAAAGCTTTAAAAAATCTTATTGATGAAGAGTTACCAGAAAAAGATAGAAGAAAAATTATATCAATAATTAGTAGCTTTAAAGAAGTAAAAGGCATCCATGAAATGAAAACTAGATACGCTGCAAGTAAGCCGTTTATACAATGTCACATAGAAATGGATGCAGATATGTCATTATACAATTCTCATTATCATAGTGATCAAATTTGTAGTGCATTGCTATTAGAGTTTCCAGGGGCAGAAATAATTATTCATCTAGATCCATATGGTTATGAAGAAAAAGTTAATTACCGTGAAAAGATCAACAGAATTTAA
- a CDS encoding nucleoside deaminase, giving the protein MKKKLITVKRSTEFNNFFMEEALKQAQFALDKNEIPVGAIIVNRITNKVIAKAHNIVEQTKNPVLHAEIVAINQSCQILSSKNLSDCDMYVTLEPCVMCSGAISFARIGRLFYAANDPKQGAIENGGRFFNSKSCFYRPEIYSGFSAKISENLIKEFFYKVRYQKCHS; this is encoded by the coding sequence ATGAAGAAAAAGTTAATTACCGTGAAAAGATCAACAGAATTTAACAATTTTTTTATGGAGGAAGCTCTAAAGCAAGCACAATTTGCTTTAGATAAAAATGAAATTCCAGTAGGGGCTATTATAGTCAATAGAATAACTAACAAAGTTATTGCAAAGGCTCATAATATTGTTGAGCAAACCAAAAATCCGGTATTGCATGCTGAAATTGTAGCGATAAATCAATCTTGTCAGATTCTATCTAGTAAAAATTTATCAGATTGTGATATGTATGTTACTTTAGAGCCATGCGTTATGTGTTCTGGGGCAATATCTTTCGCTAGAATAGGTAGATTATTTTATGCAGCAAATGATCCAAAACAGGGGGCGATTGAAAATGGTGGACGTTTTTTTAATAGCAAATCTTGTTTTTACCGTCCTGAAATATATAGTGGCTTTTCGGCAAAAATTTCTGAAAATCTAATCAAGGAGTTTTTTTACAAGGTAAGATATCAAAAATGCCATTCCTAG
- the pdxY gene encoding pyridoxal kinase, whose product MPIINNYNLKQQSGILSIQSHVAYGYVGNKAAVYPLQSMGYDVWPVNTVQFSNHTGYGQWQGEIFSREHIRNILQGIEHLGVLNQCCAILSGYMGSADICYEVFDIVNRLKHQNSQLLYLCDPVIGNTHCYVKPEVLNFFKTKLIADIITPNQFEAEILSGIKITNTKNLKLTLRFFHDLGIQIVVITGVKLFDISSTDIHLVASEGKDTYIIKTKEYNFPKVISGAGDLLSAIYLGSYIATKSIIQSLQISAYYMDKVMGYTLQSGAKELQVTKISYDTVLYTNDLPRVITI is encoded by the coding sequence ATGCCAATAATTAATAATTATAATCTCAAACAACAATCTGGTATATTATCTATACAATCACATGTTGCTTATGGGTATGTGGGTAACAAGGCTGCAGTATATCCATTGCAATCTATGGGATATGACGTATGGCCTGTAAATACAGTACAATTTTCTAATCATACCGGGTATGGACAATGGCAAGGAGAAATATTTAGCAGGGAGCATATTAGAAATATATTACAAGGAATAGAACATCTAGGGGTTTTAAATCAATGTTGTGCTATATTGTCAGGTTATATGGGAAGTGCTGATATATGCTATGAAGTATTTGATATTGTTAATAGATTAAAACATCAAAACAGTCAATTGCTATATCTTTGTGATCCAGTCATAGGTAATACACATTGTTACGTAAAACCTGAAGTTTTAAATTTTTTTAAAACCAAGCTTATAGCTGATATTATTACTCCTAATCAATTTGAAGCTGAGATATTATCAGGTATTAAGATTACTAATACAAAAAACCTTAAATTAACTTTAAGGTTTTTTCATGATTTAGGAATACAAATTGTAGTAATTACTGGAGTAAAATTATTTGATATATCATCTACAGATATACACCTTGTTGCTTCTGAGGGAAAAGATACTTATATAATCAAGACAAAAGAATATAATTTTCCTAAAGTAATAAGTGGAGCTGGAGATTTATTATCTGCTATATATCTGGGTAGCTATATAGCCACCAAAAGTATAATTCAAAGTTTACAAATCTCAGCCTATTATATGGATAAAGTAATGGGTTATACTTTACAATCAGGAGCAAAAGAATTACAAGTAACAAAAATAAGCTATGATACAGTATTATATACTAATGATTTGCCAAGAGTTATAACAATTTAG
- a CDS encoding nucleoside deaminase — MKKKLITVKRSTEFNNFFMEEALKQAQFALDKNEIPVGAIIVNRITNKVIAKAHNIVEQTKNPLLHAEIVAINQSCQILSSKNLSDCDMYVTLEPCVMCSGAISFARIGRLFYAANDPKQGAIENGGRFFNSKSCFYRPEIYSGFSAKISENLIKEFFYNVRYQKCNP; from the coding sequence ATGAAGAAAAAGTTAATTACCGTGAAAAGATCAACAGAATTTAACAATTTTTTTATGGAGGAAGCTCTAAAGCAAGCACAATTTGCTTTAGATAAAAATGAAATTCCAGTAGGGGCTATTATAGTCAATAGAATAACTAACAAAGTTATTGCAAAGGCTCATAATATTGTTGAGCAAACCAAAAATCCGCTATTGCATGCTGAAATTGTAGCGATAAATCAATCTTGTCAGATTCTATCTAGTAAAAATTTATCAGATTGTGATATGTATGTTACTTTAGAGCCATGCGTTATGTGTTCTGGGGCAATATCTTTCGCTAGAATAGGTAGATTATTTTATGCGGCAAATGATCCAAAACAAGGGGCGATTGAAAATGGTGGACGTTTTTTTAATAGCAAATCTTGTTTTTACCGCCCTGAAATATATAGTGGCTTTTCGGCAAAAATTTCTGAAAATCTAATCAAAGAGTTTTTTTACAATGTAAGATATCAAAAATGTAATCCCTAA
- a CDS encoding tetratricopeptide repeat protein gives MGKTQLARMYCYENQNNYKLIWFIDCNLDINQELLKLAKVINSTAKSNLISEDIRLVRKELMNYLSNQDKWLLIFDNLKVNKNKKVKEFVDWEHNGHVIFCSQYSEILSSIVKMTAFGKNDAITLANNILENHNSKLAKFLNKEFAGYPIMIVQGVQLLNNVKGLDKAEYKKKIHQSTDKIKLNITLAIKELKPNAKNLLNKIALINNQGFSKELLKIITDDPNTLDDDLYQLSKFALISNIDSHETNPIFEMHDVIAQKIREISGNRNNKILLEDIILKLPKPKGSQIGHLLRTAKTIPENLEALLKSSKKYNINIYSMLDLRTELFVIYVNTQNIHKERQMIDWLEQKDKKGDFKLWQMSEYQKYCYARYLGLIGVYNRMSLANFEIAISYFTRALNILDTLGKEYVFLKFNLNSHIAGIDISLGNVKVSEENLKKMEVLFTQGVQESDIFIIYYLKAKLFFIKGRYQESLDYINKSIDVVVKNGFNIKDLHLTIPYILKAEILNFLGKYPEAYVQAQQLYDMHKPVKSEEHEIFGRIYTQMAKSELGMGKLDQASEHVNKAIDIFLADERRNPKDADYSEDPSLAASYVIQGDILFAQDNVKAAIESYNKAYTVYHYLYRDNRKNVAHVSYLYNQGAKASCKAKDLSSYKFFGNQQVKEFGINHSNTVSMFKYCKKYNMDLWAKEK, from the coding sequence ATGGGAAAAACCCAACTTGCTAGAATGTATTGTTATGAAAATCAAAATAACTATAAGCTTATTTGGTTTATTGACTGTAATTTAGATATTAATCAAGAACTACTAAAGCTAGCAAAAGTTATTAATAGTACTGCTAAATCTAATCTAATATCAGAAGATATAAGATTAGTACGAAAAGAACTAATGAACTATTTATCAAATCAAGATAAATGGTTACTAATATTTGATAATCTAAAAGTAAATAAAAATAAGAAAGTTAAAGAATTCGTTGATTGGGAACATAATGGACATGTTATATTTTGCTCTCAATATAGTGAAATACTATCGAGTATAGTCAAAATGACTGCTTTTGGAAAAAATGATGCAATTACCCTTGCTAATAATATTCTAGAAAATCATAATTCCAAATTAGCAAAATTCTTGAACAAAGAGTTTGCTGGTTATCCTATCATGATAGTACAAGGGGTACAATTATTAAATAATGTAAAAGGTTTAGATAAAGCCGAATATAAGAAAAAAATTCATCAATCAACAGACAAAATTAAATTAAATATTACATTAGCTATCAAGGAATTAAAGCCAAATGCTAAAAATTTGCTAAATAAAATAGCCTTAATAAATAATCAAGGTTTTTCGAAAGAACTTTTAAAAATTATCACTGATGATCCTAATACTCTGGATGATGATCTTTATCAACTATCTAAATTTGCCTTAATATCTAATATTGATTCTCATGAAACTAATCCTATCTTTGAAATGCATGATGTTATTGCTCAGAAAATAAGGGAGATAAGCGGAAATAGAAATAATAAAATATTATTAGAAGATATTATTTTAAAGTTACCTAAGCCTAAAGGTTCACAGATAGGGCATTTATTGAGAACCGCAAAAACTATTCCTGAAAATTTAGAAGCTCTGCTAAAAAGTTCTAAAAAATATAATATTAACATATATTCAATGCTTGATCTAAGAACTGAACTATTTGTTATATACGTCAATACTCAAAATATACATAAAGAAAGACAAATGATTGATTGGTTGGAACAAAAAGATAAAAAAGGTGACTTTAAGCTTTGGCAAATGTCCGAATACCAAAAATATTGTTACGCTAGATATTTAGGGTTAATAGGAGTGTATAATAGGATGTCATTAGCAAATTTTGAAATAGCCATTTCTTATTTCACTAGAGCATTAAACATTTTAGATACCCTTGGTAAAGAGTATGTTTTTTTAAAATTTAATCTTAATTCACACATAGCGGGGATTGATATTTCTTTAGGAAATGTAAAAGTTAGTGAAGAAAATTTAAAAAAAATGGAGGTATTATTTACACAAGGTGTACAAGAATCTGATATATTTATAATATATTATTTAAAGGCAAAATTATTTTTTATTAAAGGTAGATATCAGGAATCTTTAGATTACATCAATAAATCTATTGATGTAGTGGTGAAAAATGGATTTAATATTAAAGACCTACACCTTACCATTCCTTACATACTTAAAGCAGAAATACTAAATTTTTTGGGTAAATATCCAGAAGCTTATGTTCAAGCTCAGCAATTATATGACATGCATAAACCGGTAAAAAGTGAAGAACACGAAATATTTGGTCGTATTTATACCCAAATGGCAAAAAGTGAATTAGGGATGGGTAAACTAGACCAAGCCTCAGAGCATGTTAATAAGGCTATTGACATATTTCTAGCTGATGAGCGTAGGAATCCTAAAGATGCAGATTATTCAGAAGATCCAAGTTTAGCAGCTAGTTATGTAATACAAGGTGATATTTTATTTGCTCAAGATAACGTAAAAGCCGCAATAGAGTCCTATAATAAAGCTTATACCGTATATCATTATTTATATAGGGATAATCGTAAAAATGTGGCACATGTTAGCTACTTATATAATCAAGGAGCTAAAGCATCATGTAAAGCAAAAGACTTATCTAGTTATAAATTTTTTGGTAATCAGCAAGTAAAAGAGTTTGGCATAAATCACTCCAATACGGTCTCTATGTTTAAGTATTGTAAAAAATATAATATGGATTTATGGGCAAAAGAAAAATAG